One Huiozyma naganishii CBS 8797 chromosome 4, complete genome genomic region harbors:
- the TFC8 gene encoding transcription factor TFIIIC subunit TFC8 (similar to Saccharomyces cerevisiae TFC8 (YPL007C); ancestral locus Anc_8.82), producing MKLLRDLVLQRRELQDFYDGLHWCSDGTLFFDTIPEVSVGTPLYNKEMNTHSKDLFHVQSIPFEVDTNNKLEHQVNSINTLLNSQPASFVRSCKPCPVDPTIMAVLTNNGNVLLFKNDKLLSNLDDPNSTIEQRTYHCFEWCPNKLSIAVGNETNELVLFTLGNDGSQSSKNITLGSVSQLPQWVVHIRWSDHGMICAASDNGVHFVDGSTMAADEILPPARFKIVNIDIVHEFAIIATYGAVYKVNLKTKDTKMFRVDPLQEFHIIPLLRTREVVFLSNSSSCKLNLDQAGELLSEDIIFPNLERKLKKWNEVWNPLKKYKSTLFIHGVALSPDGYSVAILYDIDRDTLKYKIQSEFQYKVSFFPLYDNWELSNKASGLAWYQTYHIYNKQLPVTEDSAEVPTLDTSEGLNLYLNDIMNHNSMIYRLFNNLITTEVQTIDLFYRLVFEYGRDNITKIDNLLDQACLASLAKVLGENPTFLPSQHPIPFKGEFIEQVFLFGSENENLTEIESQDGNTWRRCSVTLLPLITTRVKVCPVTKHRIIDINKDLLNEYGWFTRTLLEYFNEKSVYTGSKLL from the coding sequence ATGAAATTGCTGAGGGATTTGGTGTTGCAGAGGAGAGAACTACAGGATTTTTATGATGGCCTTCACTGGTGCTCTGATGGAACCCTGTTTTTTGACACTATTCCTGAGGTTAGTGTTGGCACTCCCCTTTACAATAAGGAAATGAATACGCATTCAAAGGACCTGTTTCATGTCCAAAGTATTCCATTCGAGGTTGATACGAATAACAAACTTGAACATCAAGTGAATAGTATCAATACTCTGCTAAACTCTCAGCCAGCGTCCTTTGTCAGGAGCTGTAAACCCTGCCCGGTCGACCCCACTATAATGGCTGTTCTAACAAACAACGGTAATGttcttctgttcaaaaacgACAAGTTGCTTTCGAACTTGGATGATCCTAACTCTACCATAGAACAGAGAACGTATCATTGTTTTGAATGGTGCCCGAACAAACTATCAATCGCCGTGGGAAATGAGACAAATGAACTCGTTTTATTTACGCTGGGCAACGACGGTTCCCAGTCTTCTAAGAATATTACATTAGGCTCTGTCAGTCAATTACCACAATGGGTTGTTCATATACGTTGGAGTGATCATGGTATGATCTGCGCTGCTTCTGATAACGGTGTTCACTTCGTGGATGGGTCCACAATGGCTGCCGATGAGATTTTACCACCAGCAAGATTCAAAATAGTAAACATTGATATTGTACACGAATTTGCAATAATAGCGACATATGGTGCCGTCTATAAAGTTAatttgaaaacaaaagataCCAAAATGTTTAGAGTAGACCCATTACAAGAATTCCACATAATACCATTGTTACGAACCAGAGAGGTTGTATTCTTATCTAACAGCTCTTCCTGTAAGTTAAACTTGGATCAAGCTGGCGAATTACTTTCTGAAGACATCATCTTTCCAAACCTAGagaggaaactgaaaaagTGGAACGAAGTCTGGAATCCattgaaaaaatacaagTCAACGCTATTTATTCATGGTGTTGCCCTATCACCCGACGGGTATTCTGTTGCCATTCTCTACGATATTGACCGGGATACTCTGAAGTACAAGATCCAATCGGAATTCCAATATAAGGTATCCTTCTTTCCGTTATACGATAATTGGGAACTATCAAATAAGGCGTCAGGGTTGGCGTGGTATCAAACGTATCACATCTACAATAAGCAACTTCCCGTTACAGAAGATAGTGCTGAGGTACCCACTCTTGACACAAGCGAGGGTCTCAATTTGTATCTTAACGATATCATGAATCACAATTCCATGATTTACCGACTTTTCAACAATTTGATAACAACGGAGGTCCAAACTATTGATTTATTTTACAGATTGGTATTCGAATACGGCAGAGATAACATCACTAAAATAGACAATCTACTGGACCAGGCATGCTTGGCATCTTTGGCTAAAGTACTTGGTGAGAATCCAACCTTCTTACCATCCCAGCACCCCATTCCATTTAAAGGTGAGTTCATAGAACAGGTCTTTCTTTTCGGAAGTGAAAATGAAAATCTTACAGAAATTGAGTCACAAGATGGAAATACATGGAGACGTTGTTCGGTGACGTTACTACCCTTGATCACCACACGCGTAAAGGTCTGCCCTGTAACAAAACATAGAATAATAGACATTAACAAAGATTTGTTGAATGAATACGGTTGGTTTACAAGAACTTTGTTGGAATATTTCAACGAGAAGAGTGTTTATACTGGGAGCAAGTTGTTGTGA
- the NCR1 gene encoding sphingolipid transporter (similar to Saccharomyces cerevisiae NCR1 (YPL006W); ancestral locus Anc_8.83): protein MILPWLLWMFNGGLIIGATAQQCAMYGNCGKKTPLGVELPCPVDRTSPLQPPGITNDLRDLLVLTCGEEWKEIENVCCSIEQVKALQNNLKRAHALIESCPACVKNFNNMFCHFTCSPQQASFLDVIDTEVSQENKRIVKELNFYMDEDWASEFFNSCKNIKFSATNGYAMDLIGGGARNYSEFLQFLGDEKALLGGSPFQINYKYAQTKKFQPFNNSVYGCDDPIYKCACSDCQESCPVLKPLKQEHCFRNGFPCFSIDVLITYVIIAVTLLIWFIVKKWKSNDIQNTDQLLNPSAGQDSSPEDMLFQDRKKTKLYKPNSLISKAVESVANIAVYHPYIVLCLTSIIILSFGVLLFFFGSLEQDPVNLWVSKSSPKYKEKQYFDEHFGPFYRVEQIFVVNDTGPVLSNYSTLEWWFEVEKQMTESLTSSEGLTYQDLCFRPTPDSTCVVESFTQYFKGEIPKKSFWESQIKMCANTPVTCLPTFQQPLKKNLLFSDLSDDVLQSNAFIVTLLVNNFTESANLWEEQLEEFLLGLDIPEGLRISFNTEMSLKKELNNNGDAIIVCCSYLVMFLYASWALKRRAGRTRILLGFSGILIVASSVICAAGLLSVFGVKSTLIIAEVIPFLILAIGIDNIFLLTHEYDRVTEISGPLSPKERLIKSVMHIFPSILLSFICQAGCFLLASFVSMPAVRNFALYSATAVLFNVILQSTAYVSILELYERKYYDPVFVKIIITGQDNIEIEPAHSKATQYYFKLLSYRKSIMCSFITVALISILVLPKIQFGLDQRQAVPQTSYLIDYFKDVYEYLKVGPPVYFVLRNLDLTKRSNQQRICGKFTSCIENSMGNILEQERTRSTITEPVANWLDDYLLYLSPGLGQCCKVQKGTDDLCTPELGGENCETCFKHGEWDYDMDGFPENEEFMKYFNMWIKTPSDPCPLGGLAPYSSAIYYNNSNVISSVFRSAHKPLTSQDDLISAYNDAIRITDSLKPLDLFAYSPFYIFFVQYRTLLSLTVKLLTAALVLIFVAASTLLGSIRTACLLIVTVCMIIVDIGALMVAFQISLNAVSLVNLVICVGLAVEFCIHIARAFTMISSSGKTDRQARMHDAMSTIGASVFKGIAMTKLIGVCVLAFAHSKIFHVYYFRMWLSLIIVASLHALVFFPVLISLLGGTYYFDDIVEHAYVDNEETTPI, encoded by the coding sequence ATGATACTACCATGGTTGCTCTGGATGTTCAATGGCGGATTGATTATAGGTGCCACTGCCCAGCAATGTGCCATGTATGGGAATTGCGGAAAGAAAACTCCACTAGGTGTCGAACTGCCATGTCCGGTTGATAGAACGAGCCCATTACAACCGCCGGGCATTACAAATGATCTGAGAGATCTATTGGTATTAACTTGTGGCGAGGAATGGAAAGAGATTGAAAATGTTTGCTGTTCCATTGAGCAGGTGAAGGCTCTACAAAATAACCTGAAGAGGGCGCATGCGCTGATTGAATCGTGCCCCGCCTGTGTTAAGAACTTTAACAACATGTTCTGCCACTTTACATGTTCTCCACAACAGGCATCTTTTCTCGACGTAATTGACACTGAAGTTTCACAAGAAAACAAGAGAATTGTTAAAGAGTTAAACTTTTACATGGATGAGGACTGGGCATCagagttcttcaactcttgcaaaaacatcaaatttTCAGCTACCAATGGCTACGCCATGGATCTAATCGGTGGGGGTGCCCGAAATTATAGTGAGTTTTTGCAGTTTTTGGGTGACGAAAAGGCTCTTTTGGGTGGATCACCATTCCAGATAAATTATAAATACGCTCAAACGAAAAAATTCCAGCCTTTCAACAACTCAGTATACGGTTGTGACGACCCTATTTACAAATGTGCGTGTTCAGACTGTCAGGAGTCATGTCCAGTTCTTAAACCATTGAAACAGGAGCATTGCTTCAGGAACGGATTCCCTTGTTTCAGTATAGACGTACTCATAACATACGTTATAATTGCAGTCACACTTCTAATTTGGTTTATAGTGAAAAAGTGGAAGTCAAATGACATACAAAATACAGACCAGTTGCTCAATCCTTCTGCGGGCCAGGACTCGTCGCCAGAAGATATGCTGTTTCAAGatcgaaaaaaaactaaACTCTATAAACCAAATTCACTGATATCTAAAGCAGTTGAAAGTGTCGCAAATATAGCAGTTTATCACCCGTACATTGTTCTATGTTTGACAAGTATTATAATCCTTTCCTTTGGTGTATTGCTATTCTTCTTCGGTAGCCTCGAACAGGATCCCGTAAACCTATGGGTAAGCAAAAGTTCTCCCAAATATAAGGAGAAACAATATTTCGATGAACATTTTGGTCCATTTTATAGAGTTGAGCAAATTTTTGTGGTCAACGATACAGGCCCTGTACTTTCTAACTATAGCACATTGGAGTGGtggtttgaagttgaaaaacaGATGACCGAAAGTCTTACATCTTCTGAAGGGTTGACGTATCAGGATTTGTGCTTTAGACCAACTCCAGATTCGACATGTGTAGTGGAGTCCTTCACACAATACTTTAAAGGCGAAATTCCTAAGAAATCGTTTTGGGAGAGCCAGATCAAAATGTGCGCAAATACGCCGGTCACTTGCCTTCCGACCTTTCAACAGCCGTTAAAAAAGAACTTACTGTTCAGTGACTTAAGCGATGACGTATTACAGTCGAACGCATTTATTGTGACACTGCTGGTAAATAATTTTACCGAATCTGCCAACTTGTGGGAAGAACAACTAGAAGAATTTCTATTGGGTCTAGATATTCCGGAGGGATTACGCATCAGCTTCAACACTGAAATGTCATTAAAAAAGGAACTAAATAACAACGGTGATGCCATCATTGTCTGTTGTTCTTACCTAGTTATGTTCCTATATGCGTCTTGGGCCTTGAAGAGGAGAGCTGGAAGGACACGCATCCTGCTGGGGTTTTCCGGCATATTAATTGTTGCATCATCTGTCATATGTGCCGCTGGTTTGTTGAGTGTATTTGGAGTGAAATCAACGTTGATTATTGCCGAAGTTATTCCATTCTTGATTTTGGCAATAGGTATAGATAACATTTTCTTGTTAACACACGAATACGATAGGGTCACAGAAATATCAGGTCCGCTCAGCCCTAAGGAACGATTAATAAAATCTGTTATGCATATTTTCCCTTCCATATTACTGTCATTCATATGTCAGGCTGGATGCTTTTTATTAGCTTCATTTGTCTCAATGCCCGCGGTAAGGAATTTTGCACTATATTCCGCCACAGCAGTTTTATTCAACGTTATTCTACAGTCTACGGCGTACGTGTCCATTCTGGAGCTTTACGAACGGAAATATTATGATCCTGTGTTCGTGAAGATTATTATAACAGGACAAGACAATATTGAGATTGAGCCAGCCCATTCGAAGGCGACCCAATACTACTTCAAATTATTGTCCTACAGAAAATCTATAATGTGCTCTTTTATTACAGTTGCACTAATCTCCATTCTAGTATTACCTAAAATTCAGTTTGGTCTAGATCAACGACAGGCAGTGCCACAAACATCCTACTTAATTGACTATTTCAAGGACGTCTACGAGTACCTGAAGGTTGGCCCCCCTGTTTACTTTGTTCTAAGAAACCTTGATTTAACCAAGAGGTCAAACCAACAAAGAATCTGTGGGAAATTTACCAGTTGTATAGAGAACTCCATGGGTAATATCCTAGAGCAGGAACGAACTAGGTCTACAATAACAGAACCTGTTGCTAATTGGCTTGACGACTATCTATTGTACCTTTCCCCTGGGCTGGGGCAATGTTGCAAAGTGCAGAAAGGTACAGATGACTTGTGTACACCGGAATTAGGAGGAGAAAACTGTGAGACATGTTTCAAACATGGCGAATGGGATTACGATATGGACGGTTTCCCTGAAAATGAAGAATTTATGAAGTACTTCAATATGTGGATTAAGACACCGAGCGATCCATGTCCACTGGGAGGTCTTGCACCGTATTCGTCTGCAATCTATTACAATAATTCCAACGTAATATCATCGGTATTCAGAAGTGCACACAAACCGTTAACGTCCCAAGATGACCTCATCTCTGCTTACAACGATGCAATCAGGATAACTGACTCCCTTAAACCATTGGACTTGTTTGCATACTCACCGTTCTACATATTTTTTGTCCAGTACCGAACTTTGCTATCCTTAACAGTAAAATTGCTTACTGCTGCCCTTGTCCTGATATTTGTTGCCGCATCAACGTTACTTGGGTCCATCAGAACTGCCTGCCTGCTGATTGTAACTGTTTGCATGATTATCGTCGACATTGGTGCACTAATGGTTGCCTTTCAAATTTCGTTAAATGCTGTGAGTTTAGTGAACTTGGTCATATGCGTGGGGTTAGCAGTAGAATTTTGCATCCACATCGCTAGGGCTTTCACAATGATCAGTTCCTCTGGCAAGACAGATCGACAGGCCAGAATGCATGACGCAATGTCCACCATTGGAGCATCTGTATTCAAGGGTATCGCGATGACAAAACTAATTGGTGTTTGTGTTCTGGCCTTTGCACACTCTAAGATATTCCATGTCTACTATTTCAGAATGTGGCTTTCTCTAATCATTGTCGCATCTTTACATGCTCTGGTCTTCTTCCCAGTACTGATCTCGCTGCTCGGTGGCACTTACTATTTTGATGACATCGTTGAGCACGCATACGTTGATAACGAAGAAACAACGCCTATTTAA
- the SYM1 gene encoding ethanol metabolism protein (similar to Saccharomyces cerevisiae SYM1 (YLR251W); ancestral locus Anc_1.384) produces the protein MFKVLDLYTNALRKRPKTTNAIMTGVLFGLGDVSAQLMFSYPNDSKHTPLSHGETLDDIAKSKGWVYDVPRTLRAVSYGALIFSFIGDKWYKILNFKVKLKGKPSSDWSNRLLRVGVDQLLFAPLSLPFYFSCMTIMEGGNWGTIKNKLKNQWWSTLVTNWAVWPLFQSINFSFVPLQHQLLAVNTVAIFWNTYLSYKNATFSMEPHHMIVD, from the coding sequence ATGTTCAAAGTACTTGATTTATATACCAATGCGTTGAGGAAACGACCCAAGACTACCAATGCTATAATGACAGGTGTGCTATTCGGTTTAGGGGACGTTTCCGCACAACTGATGTTTTCGTATCCTAATGATTCTAAACACACTCCGTTGAGCCATGGAGAGACTCTTGACGACATCGCTAAGAGCAAAGGCTGGGTATATGACGTACCGCGGACTCTCCGAGCAGTATCCTACGGCGCccttattttttccttcattGGGGATAAGTGGTATAAGATTCTAAATTTTAAAGTCAAACTGAAGGGAAAACCCTCCTCAGATTGGTCCAATAGGTTGTTGAGGGTTGGAGTGGATCAACTATTGTTTGCTCCCTTGTCGCTGCCGTTCTACTTCAGTTGTATGACGATAATGGAAGGTGGGAATTGGGGGACGATAAAGAATaagttgaagaaccagTGGTGGAGCACTCTAGTAACGAATTGGGCTGTTTGGCCCTTGTTCCAAAGTATCAATTTCTCGTTTGTCCCTCTGCAACATCAATTGTTGGCGGTGAACACCGTAGCCATCTTTTGGAACACTTATTTGTCATACAAAAACGCCACTTTTTCCATGGAACCACATCATATGATTGTGGACTGA
- the AEP3 gene encoding Aep3p (similar to Saccharomyces cerevisiae AEP3 (YPL005W); ancestral locus Anc_8.84) — protein sequence MNVSQKFGELIRKGSKSFNVNVQRITMLAHASNQSHTGAAVKVRRSRGKVDVHRLVTENLALVGRGSQFEKKAVQQFLSPLQEEGTFQRQNVSATFDTERAVKLHRLNKELRGDPKLAPIIDTNFLDQVLRLLEQLTPRTDLETGNVVSLRSTAPEHRPPLTSQLEVPHVPDFTLPENNNSEAFARYIGLLTHGKFIKDSQLPLLIRALLHPFNETTAPLFTVRNFNDAMFYFRNKWDIASMRETFSLIRLCRLHRDTMSYNLMLGGVLRNARIRKVGNTTREFVYYLEQMLRDGVSADAHSWGVVYDHLLSDEARSRLLARLWVISPQLGRSSVLMMRVMQNCEDPEKVVKFMREHHVALTSGILRLLLRKYLAQDRIGEAWQVLQRAPTRLWDVGMLNGFLICLANRGRVDMCLMVIGNFQSARVPLDGDVFRWLYKALVRNGYTRKFAVVYQEITRWHRRVCPVRNTYWKVKCDTIVKFNCKGSDPTREQEQKLQLLLSGVTCKGSLTWDVWNVYPDLRPLLRFLGVVKGKGSRSGTAPSHSISDEGTKEKKRRYRERIRHISVGNAMAQRIPYARDTYGALARDFFWR from the coding sequence ATGAATGTGTCACAAAAATTTGGCGAGCTAATAAGAAAGGGAAGCAAGTCATTCAATGTGAATGTGCAGCGCATTACAATGCTTGCGCACGCTAGCAACCAGAGTCACACGGGCGCGGCTGTCAAGGTACGACGATCAAGAGGGAAAGTTGATGTACATCGACTTGTTACTGAAAATTTAGCGTTGGTAGGCAGGGGCTCCCAGTTCGAGAAGAAAGCTGTGCAGCAATTTCTGTCCCCGCTGCAGGAGGAGGGAACGTTCCAGCGACAAAACGTATCCGCAACGTTTGACACGGAAAGGGCGGTGAAGCTGCATAGGTTGAACAAGGAATTGCGCGGGGACCCCAAACTTGCTCCAATTATCGATACCAATTTCTTGGACCAAGTGCTGAGGCTGCTAGAGCAATTGACCCCCAGGACGGATCTTGAGACGGGTAATGTTGTTTCCCTGCGGAGCACGGCTCCAGAGCACCGACCCCCATTGACATCGCAACTGGAGGTTCCGCATGTACCAGATTTCACTCTCCCcgagaacaacaacagtgaAGCGTTTGCGCGGTACATCGGGCTGCTAACGCACGGGAAGTTTATCAAGGATTCGCAACTGCCGTTGTTGATCCGTGCACTGTTGCACCCGTTTAATGAGACGACGGCGCCACTGTTTACGGTGCGGAACTTCAACGATGCGATGTTTTACTTCCGGAATAAGTGGGACATCGCGAGCATGCGAGAGACTTTCTCGCTTATCAGGCTGTGCCGCCTGCACCGGGACACGATGTCTTACAATTTGATGCTTGGTGGTGTGCTTAGGAACGCGCGAATCCGCAAGGTTGGGAACACGACTCGGGAGTTCGTATACTACCTGGAGCAGATGTTGCGTGATGGGGTTTCCGCGGACGCACACTCGTGGGGGGTTGTCTACGACCACTTGCTCAGTGACGAGGCGCGGTCGCGGTTGTTGGCTCGGTTGTGGGTCATTTCTCCGCAGTTGGGCAGGAGCTCTGTCTTGATGATGCGAGTGATGCAGAACTGTGAGGACCCTGAGAAAGTGGTGAAATTCATGCGAGAGCACCATGTAGCACTGACATCCGGGATCCTGCGACTACTTTTACGGAAATACCTTGCGCAGGACCGCATTGGCGAGGCGTGGCAGGTACTGCAGCGAGCGCCTACAAGGTTATGGGACGTGGGAATGTTAAACGGGTTCCTGATATGTCTGGCGAACCGGGGCCGCGTGGACATGTGCCTGATGGTGATTGGGAATTTCCAGTCGGCAAGGGTGCCCCTGGACGGGGACGTGTTCCGGTGGCTTTACAAGGCGCTCGTTCGGAACGGGTACACACGGAAATTCGCCGTTGTTTACCAGGAGATTACACGATGGCACAGACGTGTGTGTCCCGTTCGAAACACTTACTGGAAAGTGAAGTGTGATACAATTGTGAAATTCAATTGTAAAGGTTCGGACCCTACGCGTGAACAGGAACAGAAGTTACAGCTGCTTCTCAGTGGAGTGACTTGCAAGGGGTCCCTAACGTGGGATGTGTGGAACGTGTACCCTGACTTGCGACCTTTACTGCGATTTTTGGGGGTTGTTAAGGGCAAAGGGTCGCGTTCTGGGACCGCACCCAGCCATAGTATTAGTGACGAGGGTACtaaggagaagaagagacggTACCGTGAGCGGATCAGACATATATCTGTGGGGAACGCCATGGCTCAACGTATACCGTATGCTCGTGACACTTACGGAGCATTGGCGAGGGACTTCTTTTGGagatag
- the LSP1 gene encoding lipid-binding protein LSP1 (similar to Saccharomyces cerevisiae LSP1 (YPL004C); ancestral locus Anc_8.85): MHKTYSLRNARAPTAQQLQQPPPPPSSTKSRFFGKASLASTFRKNAAGNFGPELSRKLSQLVKTEKGVLRAMEVVANERRAAARQLSLWGAENDDDVSDVTDKLGVLLFELGELQDQFIDKYDQYRVTMKSIRNIEASVQPSRERKDRITDEIAHLKYKDPMSTKVPVLEQELVRAEAESLVAEAQLSNITREKLKASYNYQFDSMREMSEKFALIAGYGKALLELLDDSPVTPGEARPAYDGYDASRQIIMDAEAALEAWTLDVAVVKPTLSFHQTVDDVYEDVEEDEDEDGQQIHHEEVEIEEEPVEEVHEVEHEEQQPTEQDGY; this comes from the coding sequence ATGCACAAGACATACTCTTTGAGAAACGCAAGGGCTCCTACCGCACAGCAGTTGCAGCagccaccaccaccaccttcGAGCACGAAGTCGCGGTTCTTCGGGAAGGCGTCCCTGGCGTCGACGTTCCGTAAGAACGCCGCTGGCAATTTCGGACCCGAGCTGTCCAGGAAGCTGTCGCAGCTCGTGAAGACCGAGAAGGGCGTGCTGCGCGCCATGGAGGTCGTTGCCAATGAGCGCAGGGCCGCCGCGAGACAGTTGTCCCTATGGGGGGCcgagaacgacgacgacgtctCGGATGTCACTGACAAGCTTGGTGTGCTGCTTTTCGAATTGGGTGAGTTGCAAGACCAGTTCATCGACAAGTACGACCAGTACCGTGTCACTATGAAGTCCATCAGGAACATCGAGGCCAGTGTGCAACCTTCCAGGGAGCGCAAGGACAGAATCACCGATGAGATCGCACACTTGAAGTACAAGGACCCTATGAGCACGAAGGTGCCCGTTTTGGAGCAAGAATTGGTCAGAGCAGAGGCTGAGTCCCTAGTCGCAGAGGCACAGTTGTCCAACATCACCAGAGAGAAGTTGAAAGCGTCGTACAACTACCAGTTCGACTCCATGAGAGAAATGTCCGAGAAGTTCGCACTGATTGCCGGTTACGGTAAGGCGCTACTGGAATTGCTAGACGACTCGCCAGTCACCCCAGGTGAGGCTAGACCCGCTTACGACGGGTACGACGCATCCAGACAGATCATCATGGACGCAGAGGCCGCATTGGAGGCATGGACCCTAGACGTCGCCGTCGTCAAGCCAACTTTGTCGTTCCACCAGACCGTCGACGATGTCTACGAGGACGTcgaagaggacgaggacgaagatGGACAACAAATCCACCACGAGGAAGTCgaaatcgaagaagaaccagttgaagaggtcCACGAAGTTGAACACGAAGAGCAACAACCAACGGAACAGGACGGTTACTGA